In a single window of the Procambarus clarkii isolate CNS0578487 chromosome 51, FALCON_Pclarkii_2.0, whole genome shotgun sequence genome:
- the sha gene encoding uncharacterized protein sha, whose product MVKGAVTRWWFLTVCFAEVMMAAPLGMDESPMEWVVPPPTEWVLAPPTERVLAPLKGKVLASPTERVLASLKGKVVASITRHHQGDIYTLTGMGGCGCGAGGGVATVGVGGVCQCQCPPSTPTFRDDSAHCVSTLDECSLADFVSSSGSEKIPYVYMPLKHQLVHPTAEVALLGLDHGGSPLKSPVCVVTKGGLLTHQGWENMANTSTFEPPFRLFRESGRTYVQWVGEAAARTSVEGRLVLVTLICRDAAQPDTPVFSPCLAFRVAGSPGGSEAALSAPAGAGGDDRGLSSGEGIIIGLVVTCLAIIYVVGMTIYIKVKRRRGKEAKIAKLSQEGGRARKTRARREKARPSPKPSLVSSSDDLDHEDIEDLSQASRARRANRERSHVCFTTAVVHSAGASRSGRVLRSAAQDAAEGMERAPRSHLAVVETLGENDESERGVRALSVLSSEEGTEGNLGGIQEAQAKKKLYFNPAYFEPEMLQSPPPAALEFLVRIREMINIAKGKMKTKTYQPSLVDIPEEDSEGQSRPASRANGRSSTVTLPIDGLEKCDKEGTHQSDSSIQSDSLELRDTDSRSSTLRRLARRVNSHGESFVSEIIKTLDLKPRLPNRESTYAAQSQKAPAPKPPPPKPINARNESPVEAEDDFPELIKPSMLRSVLRDGKRLTELNNTFENFRQEMIATFHRMKKVGEAISPMSTLNRTRNKNKSSPGNTLEKNKSECNEGKVHKWLQTLESKNSYTRMPENKNVVFDSKAAMVVDAVPPPLPEKNTKPPTPPRKHRTLAYRSASFTEIKEPSSLHSLSGNEISKGSSEGRNRSSSGKAQVARSLSWQSEHRHYDLNRTSQKIPLGTDDSLNTSFGSDDDSLNDLLSEAESKVPKMTPSDSDSAYSDTKPRNKDFSDLGRDETNIDSKSLSRQLPREEEITARNEVFNKKTGTKTMSRLLKTSESLYARVREENNTDEYCHEHTYEEIRFPAGGKHRQKRKAPQKPSIGKTNLNETRGAEEKKKGEVEESSCNIYSNPDSLVSEVTIDKSTSPVYSGCKVTIPVVGNMDLDTLEAPSGFDQDTLEKRGKKVERNGSIIQDSLERPKVKKRNSNKNEENNDDSSAQRKKSHPSEILINNDKSLLDIYESRSSSRSLRSLRNDSPELSCTPLTLSNPSSPTKMGSFYLNNINNSRNSTNNNIICSNNDAQKKYRTFKDYQEMRFQRGSTDSDISSSPLPVTGTSINFNFRSSSPLNKEQRDIRPPLPPKQLRSPEIINNPSPDLPPRNHDIPPPLPLKTIRKSDVSDLDTDRPKLPEKSRKKPTKDMPISRPSSGSSIPELTEEEARSILHGLLAHTVSDPQRLSPLHEEDDAEGNFLGVGNTVADSESRASVPCLDTFSLGSLETPISSLSPSPHYDRKEEINRCRGERVETSLGRQIVNGEGSLNDPGSPGSEARVSGEFILSTIGRTHSLLRQSSLSREQTCGFLAKLKNISDEDIDSVAISKGMGIALALKAKSDLEKHFKEKSGADSIKRTWRKIIEKVDDSKQGKDKISVIQLQQYMANLDQKERETKLKQEDSGYHSTDSSESANSCSSQTSMSSTAISSTSTFAPPPTPGLAGKRQARPVLYNNTVNGSHHLQRSTSMYQLGSLASKEQTSSYWYGGFQRASLRASLSRRFSQQDASGGLSVYINNCFTPDDDAHLSFPL is encoded by the exons ATGGTGAAGGGAGCGGTGACGAGGTGGTGGTTTCTGACGGTGTGTTTCGCGGAGGTGATGATGGCGGCGCCGCTGGGGATGGACGAATCGCCGATGGAGTGGGTGGTGCCGCCGCCGACGGAGTGGGTGCTGGCGCCGCCGACGGAGCGGGTGCTGGCGCCGCTGAAGGGGAAGGTGCTGGCGTCGCCGACGGAGCGGGTGCTGGCTTCCCtgaaggggaaggtggtggcctccatcacccgccaccaccagggcGACATCTACACGCTCACAG GAATGGGCGGCTGTGGGTGTGGTGCGGGCGGCGGCGTGGCGACGGTGGGCGTGGGCGGGGTGTGTCAGTGCCAATGTCCACCCTCTACGCCCACATTCAGGGACGACTCCGCCCACTGCGTCTCGACGCTCGACG AGTGCTCCCTGGCGGACTTCGTCAGTAGCTCTGGGTCGGAGAAGATCCCTTATGTGTACATGCCGCTCAAGCACCAGCTCGTCCACCCTACGGCTGAAGTCGCCCTCTTAG GTCTGGATCACGGCGGATCTCCCCTCAAGtcgcctgtgtgtgtggtgacgaagGGCGGCCTCCTCACCCACCAGGGCTGGGAGAACATGGCCAACACCTCTACCTTCGAGCCTCCCTTCAG ATTGTTTCGAGAGAGCGGGAGGACCTACGTGCAGTGGGTCGGGGAGGCGGCGGCCAGGACGTCGGTGGAGGGCCGCCTGGTGCTGGTCACTCTCATCTGTCGGGACGCTGCCCAGCCCGACACCCCGGTCTTCAGCCCCTGCCTCGCCTTCAGGGTCGCCGGCAGTCCTG GAGGGTCAGAGGCGGCGCTCTCCGCCCCTGCTGGTGCTGGGGGCGACGACAGAGGGCTCTCCTCAGGGGAGGGCATCATCATTGGTCTAGTGGTCACCTGCCTCGCCATCATCTACGTCGTCGGCATGACCATCTACATCAAGGTCAAGAGGAGGAGGGGCAAGGAAGCCAAGAT AGCCAAGCTCTCGCAAGAAGGTGGGCGAGCCAGGAAAACTCGCGCCAGGAGGGAGAAGGCACGtccctcccccaagccctccctagtGTCGTCCTCGGACGACCTGGACCACGAGGACATCGAGGACCTCTCTCAGGCGTCCAGAGCTCGTAGGGCCAACAGG GAGAGGAGCCACGTATGCTTCACGACGGCCGTGGTTCACTCGGCCGGAGCCAGCAGGAGCGGCAGAGTCCTGCGCTCAGCGGCACAGGACGCCGCCGAAGGAATGGAGAGAGCTCCAAGATCCCATTTGGCTGTTGTTGAGACCCTCG GTGAGAATGACGAAAGCGAGAGAGGTGTGCGGGCCCTGTCAGTCTTGAGCTCTGAGGAAGGCACGGAAGGGAATTTGGGAGGAATTCAAGAAGCCCAGGCTAAGAAGAAACTCTACTTCAATCCGGCTTACTTTGAGCCAGAAATGCTGCAA tCTCCACCGCCAGCGGCTCTAGAGTTCCTCGTGCGAATACGTGAGATGATAAACATTGCCAAAGGCAAAATGAAGACCAAGACTTACCAGCCAAGTCTCGTTGACATCCCTGAGGAAGACTCTGAAGGGCAATCACGTCCAGCGAGCAGGGCAAATGGAAGGTCAAGTACGGTGACCCTCCCAATAGATGGACTCGAGAAATGTGATAAGGAAGGCACCCACCAGAGTGATTCCAGCATCCAGAGCGACTCTCTAGAACTGCGTGACACTGACAGTCGAAGTTCCACGCTCAGAAGACTCGCCCGGCGGGTTAACAGCCATGGCGAGAGCTTCGTTAGTGAAATCATCAAAACTCTTGACCTAAAACCCAGGCTGCCAAACAGAGAAAGCACTTATGCAGCACAGTCTCAGAAAGCTCCAGCTCCCAAACCCCCACCTCCTAAGCCAATTAACGCTCGCAATGAGTCTCCAGTCGAGGCCGAAGATGACTTCCCGGAATTGATCAAACCATCAATGCTGAGGAGTGTTCTGAGGGACGGTAAGAGACTGACCGAACTCAACAACACTTTTGAGAATTTTAGACAGGAAATGATAGCAACTTTCCATAGGATGAAGAAGGTTGGCGAAGCTATATCTCCCATGTCAACTCTTAATAGAACGAGAAATAAAAACAAATCATCTCCAGGAAACACACTTGAGAAGAATAAGTCTGAGTGTAATGAAGGAAAAGTGCACAAGTGGCTGCAGACACTGGAGAGCAAAAATTCGTATACCAGAATGCCTGaaaataaaaatgttgtttttgatTCTAAGGCAGCAATGGTAGTGGATGCTGTGCCTCCGCCACTACCAGAGAAGAACACCAAGCCAcccacaccgcctaggaaacaccGAACACTGGCATATCGTAGTGCCTCTTTCACCGAGATTAAGGAACCTTCTTCCCTTCACTCTTTGTCTGGTAATGAAATTAGCAAAGGTAGCAGTGAAGGAAGAAATCGTTCATCATCGGGTAAGGCTCAAGTGGCCAGATCATTGTCATGGCAGAgtgagcatcgtcactatgacctaAACCGAACTTCCCAGAAGATTCCTCTGGGCACAGACGACAGCCTCAATACATCTTTTGGATCTGATGATGACTCCCTTAATGATTTGCTGAGCGAGGCAGAATCAAAAGTGCCCAAGATGACACCCAGTGATTCGGATAGTGCATATTCCGATACAAAGCCTCGAAATAAAGATTTTTCAGATCTTGGGAGAGATGAAACTAATATAGATTCAAAGTCTCTGTCGAGGCAACTGCCCCGTGAAGAGGAAATAACAGCTAGGAATGAGGTGTTTAATAAGAAAACTGGTACGAAAACTATGTCACGCCTGCTAAAAACGAGTGAGAGTCTATACGCGAGGGTGAGAGAAGAAAATAATACAGATGAATATTGCCATGAGCACACGTACGAGGAAATACGCTTCCCTGCTGGAGGAAAACACAGACAAAAGCGGAAAGCCCCACAGAAACCAAGTATCGGCAAAACCAACTTGAATGAAACACGGGGTGCAGAGGAGAAAAAGAAGGGTGAAGTTGAAGAAAGTTCATGCAATATATACAGCAACCCCGATTCCCTCGTCAGTGAAGTCACGATTGACAAGAGCACCAGTCCCGTCTACTCCGGCTGCAAGGTCACCATACCTGTGGTTGGCAATATGGATCTCGACACACTTGAAGCTCCGTCAGGGTTCGATCAAGACACTCTGGAGAAACGTGGCAAGAAAGTTGAACGCAATGGTAGTATTATACAGGACTCTTTAGAGAGACCGAAGGTTAAGAAACGCAACAGTAATAAGAATGAAGAGAACAATGATGATTCTTCAGCACAAAGAAAAAAGTCTCACCCCAGtgaaatattaataaataatgatAAAAGTCTTCTTGACATTTATGAGTCGAGAAGCAGTAGTCGCAGCTTAAGAAGCTTGAGGAATGACTCCCCTGAGCTCTCGTGCACTCCCCTTACGTTGTCCAACCCTTCATCACCGACCAAAATGGGTTCATTCTATCTCAATAATATCAACAATAGCAGGAATAGCACCAATAACAACATTATTTGTAGCAACAATGATGCTCAGAAAAAGTACCGAACCTTTAAAGATTATCAAGAAATGCGCTTCCAGCGAGGCTCAACTGATTCTGATATTAGCAGCAGTCCTCTTCCAGTCACAGGCACCAGTATTAACTTCAACTTCCGGAGTTCAAGTCCTTTAAACAAGGAACAAAGAGACATTAGACCTCCTCTGCCTCCAAAGCAGTTACGTTCGCCTGAGATCATCAACAACCCCTCCCCAGACTTGCCTCCTAGGAACCATGATATCCCTCCACCACTACCTTTGAAAACAATCAGAAAATCGGATGTGTCAGATTTGGACACCGATCGACCAAAACTACCAGAAAAATCGCGTAAGAAGCCTACCAAAGATATGCCTATCTCACGGCCCTCCAGCGGGAGTTCGATTCCAGAACTTACTGAAGAAGAAGCTCGATCCATCCTTCACGGACTTCTTGCTCATACAGTTTCAGACCCCCAAAGGCTATCGCCTCTACATGAAGAAGACGATGCTGAAGGTAATTTTTTAGGGGTAGGGAACACTGTCGCCGACTCTGAATCTCGGGCCAGTGTTCCCTGCCTCGATACCTTTTCCTTGGGTTCCTTAGAAACACCGATTTCTTCCTTATCCCCTTCACCTCACTATGACAGGAAGGAAGAAATTAACAGATGCCGAGGTGAAAGAGTAGAGACCAGTTTAGGCCGTCAAATTGTGAACGGTGAGGGTAGTTTGAATGACCCAGGGTCTCCTGGAAGCGAGGCAAGGGTAAGTGGAGAGTTTATTCTTTCCACAATTGGTCGCACACACTCACTACTTCGACAATCGTCTCTCAGCAGAGAGCAAACTTGTGGGTTCTTAGCCAAGCTAAAGAACATTTCTGATGAAGACATTGACAGTGTGGCTATATCTAAAGGAATGGGGATTGCTTTGGCTCTGAAAGCTAAGTCCGATCTAGAAAAGCATTTTAAAGAGAAAAGTGGGGCTGATAGCATTAAGCGAACTTGGAGGAAAATAATAGAAAAAGTTGATGATTCCAAACAAGGAAAGGATAAGATTTCTGTGATACAACTTCAACAGTACATGGCAAACCTGGACCAGAAGGAAAGAGAAACAaagctcaaacaagaagattcagGATATCACAGTACAGATTCCAGCGAGTCAGCCAACAGTTGCTCCAGTCAGACTTCCATGTCGTCAACGGCTATCTCCTCCACATCCACATTtgcccctccaccaacaccagggCTTGCTGGAAAGCGTCAAGCACGACCCGTTTTATATAACAATACTGTGAACGGATCACACCACCTGCAGCGTTCTACATCCATGTATCAGTTGGGTTCACTTGCCTCGAAAGAACAGACTTCGAGCTACTGGTACGGAGGTTTTCAGCGTGCGAGTCTCAGGGCTTCATTGAGCCGTCGATTTAGTCAACAAGATGCATCAGGAGGCCTCTCTGTTTACATCAACAATTGCTTTACACCTGACGATGATGCCCATCTTAGTTTCCCTCTGTAA